The genomic DNA CAGAACTACGTCATAGAGGTGGCAGACTTGAAGAGGCCTCCGGTGATCAGTTCGACACCGAAGACAACATGCCCCACGGGTATCGCCTATGCTTACCAGGTAGTTGCAAGCGACCCGGAAGGACTGCCTGTGAGCTATGCGCTGTCATCGGCACCCTCCGGGATGACCGTCTCCACCAGCGGCCTCGTGACCTGGGCCGTTCCCTCCTCCGGCAGCCATTCGGTAACGCTGGAGGTAAGCGACGCCTATCGCACGACCACCCAGACCTTCACGCTGCTGGTGGCACCAGCTCCGGGCATCCCTACCACGATCCCCCACGGGAACTTCAACAGCAGCTGTACTTCAACCGCGGTTACAGTAGCGTGGAATGCGGTCACAGGTCCGGATTCTCACCCAGTGCAATACGCGGTCGAACTGAATAATGTGGTACAGCCATGGCAGTCAGGCACTTCCCTTACCTTTACCGCCTCTGCCGGCAGCAGCCAGACATGGCGAGTCAAATCGAAGGACGCCGTAACCGGGATAGAATCTGGATGGTCTTCCGCAGAGACCATGTATGACGACGCCTGCTGCGACTGTACATGCACCAACAGTTGTGGCGGCAGCAGCTGTCCGCTCGTCTATTCATGGAATGGCGGGTACCGATACGAAACAGACCTGCAGGGGCCGGCGATATCGCAAATCAAGAAGGGGTCTAGGAACGTCTACCTCTACCAGCCGTCGTACATAGTGCTTGAAGCCGGCTTGATCCCTGACGAGAACAACCTCTACAAGGTGAAGATATGGGAGTCGCTGCAGGAGGCGTCCCTCATAGATGAGGCACGACTGCTTGCGGTGGATTACCCGGAGGGATACCAGATAGTGTCTTCGGGAGCAGAGAATACGTACTACTACGGCTACTCCGAACCATTCCGTCTGTACACCATCAAGGATCCAGTATCGCCGGTTTCGGCCATCGACAAGCATGGGGATGACGTTCTCTCTTCGCTCATTGCCGTAGATGACAACCGAGCCCCAATGAATCCGGATGATCCTGACAACTTCTACACGCTGGATTTCGGGACCATACAGCATCCGGAGTATGCGAAGCTCGTCATCGACGGTTGGCAGGACATCAACTCGAAGATATACCTCTCAACGATACAGATCCAGCCGTACGTGGAGGTACTGGACGCAAGCGGCGCATGGGTCAAAGTCAAATCATTCGGAATGCCTGCTGGTGACCTGAAGACGATGGTCGTCGACCTTTCCAACAAGTTCCTCACTTCAGATCACAGGGTGAGGGTACATCTCGGAATCAAAAAGGCACAGGTTTGGGTAATCGATCGTATCAGGCTTGATGATTCCGCTCCGGTAGCTGCAACCATCCAGCAGTTGCAGGCCTCCTCCGCCGATCTTCAGTACGGCGGACATGCCATCCAGTCAATGGTCAACCGCGACCACCGGCTGATTGCCACGGACGAGGCTCAGCCGCTGAAACCGACCTATTTCGGCTACGGCATGTTCACGAGATACGGCGAAGTAGCTTCGCTGGTGACGCAGCGGGATGACAAGTATGTCCTGATGAACTACGCAGACAGGCTTGAGCTTACCTACCCGGTCCCGCTACCCCCCAAAACGGGGATGCAGAGGGGATTTGTCCTCATGGTCGACAACTACTACAAGGAATTCAAGGATTATAAATACCTAGAACCGCTGCCGTTCCACGGGATGAGTGATTATCCGTATCCCGCAACGGAATCTTATCCGACTGATGATGATCACAACCAGTACCGGCTGCTTTACAACACCAGGGAGTTCAAACCGTAAAGGAGCTACTCCATAAGTCCCGCAAAAAGAGCCGGGGAAACCACACCCCCGGCTCTTGAAGCGTAGTTCCACGATTTACAATCAATGAAAGTCCCTTACACTTGATAAAAAGGTCTGAGGACTTTCATGGCTCCGATTACGAAACCCCTCGCGATTACCCTCTTCGCACTGCTGCTCCTGCTCGCATGGTGGCTTCTTGCTCAGCAGGACTTCCTCAGCTTTGAGTACCTGAAGAGCCATCACCTGGCCCTTCGGAACTATGTAGACGTGCATTACGTAAAAGCGGCAACAATCTTCATGCTTCTGTACCTTTCTACTTCGCTTGTCGTTCCTGGTGCACTGGCGCTCACAGTTGCCGGAGGCGCCCTTTTCGGCACCATAGCGACTGTATGCTATGTGAATGCCGGTGCCACTCTCGGAGCCGTACTGGCATTTCTGGCTACCCGCTACTTCTTCGCAGGATGGGTTCAAGAGCGGTTTCGCAACGAACTGCAAAAGTTCAACCATGAACTGGTGCTGCACGGACATAACTACCTGCTCACCCTGCGCATCATTCCGATACTTCCCGCCTTCCTGATAAACTATCTGGCCGGCCTCACTAAAATCCCCACGTCTACATTCGTATGGACAACGTCGCTGGGTGTGCTGCCGGGGTCCGCTGTCTACGCCTACGCAGGAAGCAGGCTCGGCAGCATTCAGAAGCCCGGGGATCTGATTTCGTGGGAAATTGTCATCGCTTTCGCTCTTCTCGGTATATTTTCACTCCTGCCCGTGATAGTAAGGCATGGGAAGAAGCTGTGGCGATGAGTGTAAACAATCGTCTACGGAGAAGGACCAAACCGTATACTGGTATAGTGCAAAAGCACATGGATAAACCGTTGGGGGAAACCATAACATGAGAAACAAGCCACTAGGCACCGGCGGATACCGGTACGACCCGAAACGGAAAATACTGACTGTGATTTCCGGTCTTAGGTATGCGATTCTTTACGATTTCAGCGTGGCATACAAAATCGTCCTTTCGGTGATCGTACTGGGGGCGGCTCTTGTTATGCATAGATATGTGGATGTTCTCCTTATTCTTCTCGCCACCGGTCTTGTGCTAATAACCGAGATCGTGAATAGCGCAATTGAAGCCCTTTGCGATTTTGTGGAAGAACGTCACAACGAGCAGATCAAAGTCATAAAAGACGTAGCCGCTGCCGCTGTCGGAATCAGTATAGTGATATGGGTGGCTGTCTTCGCTGTCGAACTGAGCGAGATGTGGGCGCTTATGGAAAGGTAGCCGGATTTCCGGCGATGAGGGGGGCACAGATACAGGGGGTAAGAGCTGACGAAGCGAGCAGTCCCTCCTGCGCCAGCAAATGTTATGACTTCGTTGTTCCTGCAGCATAGATAACATCGTAAGTAGCAGGAATGACACCATCCTGTGCGTACTGACGCCGATAAATATCCATCATTTCAAGCATCACGCGTCGCTCCGAAAGCCCCTTCGAAAGGACGGAAGCGGGATTGCCTGCACCGATCCGGCGGATGGATCTCAGAAGCGCCGGGACGTCTTCATGAAGATCGGTTTCAACTTCGGAAAATACACTGCCGGGGCAGAATCCCGCCCGTCTCAACGCCTCTTTCACCTGCTTCATTGTAAAGAAGTGCTGAGGGCGCTCCTCTCCCCCCTTCCCGGCGCGGCGGCATGCAAGGCGGTATGAATCCCGCAGTTCGTGTAGCGTGTGCTCACCAAAAAGGGCGAAAACAAATGAACTGCCAGGCTTCAGCACGCGGTACGCCTCAGCGAACGCCGCATCAAGGTCATCAAGCCACTGAAAGGTGGAAGTCGAAACTACGAGATCGAAAGTTGCGTCACTGAAAGGTAGTTTTTCCGCATCGGCAGTTACCAGTGATGCCTGGGAGAGCCTGCTTCGCGCCGCAGCTGCCATATCAAAGGCGAGATCGATGCCTACCAATCCGGCGTCCGGATAGAGGAGAGCTGCCTCGCCGAGGAGCATGCCTGTACCAGCACCGATGTCAAGCACGCTGCATGGTGTCAGCATAGATTCTGAGAGGAGCTCAGTTAGGCGGCGAACCACACGCTTCTGAACATTCGCGTAAACATCATACTCCGCAGCATGCTGCTGAAAAGCACTTCGCACCCGCTGGCGATCAATCGGCACCTTGAACCTCCCGAACGAAGGCGGCAATAGCCTCGTTGAAAGTTTCGGGCCGTGACAGAAATGGCGCATGTCCTACTCCGGGAAAGATGCGCAGACGAGAGTCGGGAAGCTCTTTTGCAAGGAAATAGGCGGCCGGAACGGGGCAGACGGAATCCTCTTCACCGTGGATGACCAGCACAGGCCTATCTACAGCAGGAAGAAGGCCCCGCAGGTCCTCATTCGTCAGTATCTCCAGCCCCTGCAGTGCCACTGCCGGATCAGGTAAGCGTCCACCCATTATTATTTCCCGTGCGATGCGATTTTCGCGCTCACGCGAAAGCTCTCCCGGTGCAAACATCCGCCTGAAAAATTCACCCATCGCTCTCTCGTAGTCTCGCATCAGGCGCACCTGAAGGCCCCTCACCTCGCGAAACGGAAGTCCTGCCGAGTAATCTTCGTTGGCGGTGAACCTGGGCGTTCCTCCTACAAGCACGAGAGCGGAGATCCTGTCTTTCAGCTCTCTGAAGCCATATAGAGCCACTTGGGAGCCGAGGGACCAGCCCACGACAAAAGCACTCTTCAGATCGAGATGCTCAAAGAGCAGCGAAAGGTCGCACATCAGGGTCTTCAGAGAAAATGTTTCACTACTCGAGGACTGCCCGTGGCCACGCAGATCGACAGTGATCAGGCGAAACTGCTCCGCAAGGCTCTTCTGAAAACTCCATACTTTTCCCGACATGGCCCAGCCGTGGATGAAAACGAGAGGCAAGCCGCTCCCTGATTCCTCGTAATTGATGGAAATTGCATCTTTCGAAAC from Geobacter sp. DSM 9736 includes the following:
- a CDS encoding TVP38/TMEM64 family protein; translated protein: MAPITKPLAITLFALLLLLAWWLLAQQDFLSFEYLKSHHLALRNYVDVHYVKAATIFMLLYLSTSLVVPGALALTVAGGALFGTIATVCYVNAGATLGAVLAFLATRYFFAGWVQERFRNELQKFNHELVLHGHNYLLTLRIIPILPAFLINYLAGLTKIPTSTFVWTTSLGVLPGSAVYAYAGSRLGSIQKPGDLISWEIVIAFALLGIFSLLPVIVRHGKKLWR
- the bioC gene encoding malonyl-ACP O-methyltransferase BioC — translated: MPIDRQRVRSAFQQHAAEYDVYANVQKRVVRRLTELLSESMLTPCSVLDIGAGTGMLLGEAALLYPDAGLVGIDLAFDMAAAARSRLSQASLVTADAEKLPFSDATFDLVVSTSTFQWLDDLDAAFAEAYRVLKPGSSFVFALFGEHTLHELRDSYRLACRRAGKGGEERPQHFFTMKQVKEALRRAGFCPGSVFSEVETDLHEDVPALLRSIRRIGAGNPASVLSKGLSERRVMLEMMDIYRRQYAQDGVIPATYDVIYAAGTTKS
- a CDS encoding diacylglycerol kinase; amino-acid sequence: MRNKPLGTGGYRYDPKRKILTVISGLRYAILYDFSVAYKIVLSVIVLGAALVMHRYVDVLLILLATGLVLITEIVNSAIEALCDFVEERHNEQIKVIKDVAAAAVGISIVIWVAVFAVELSEMWALMER
- a CDS encoding alpha/beta fold hydrolase gives rise to the protein MPVIVSKDAISINYEESGSGLPLVFIHGWAMSGKVWSFQKSLAEQFRLITVDLRGHGQSSSSETFSLKTLMCDLSLLFEHLDLKSAFVVGWSLGSQVALYGFRELKDRISALVLVGGTPRFTANEDYSAGLPFREVRGLQVRLMRDYERAMGEFFRRMFAPGELSRERENRIAREIIMGGRLPDPAVALQGLEILTNEDLRGLLPAVDRPVLVIHGEEDSVCPVPAAYFLAKELPDSRLRIFPGVGHAPFLSRPETFNEAIAAFVREVQGAD